The following coding sequences are from one Lysinibacillus sp. FSL W8-0992 window:
- a CDS encoding QueT transporter family protein: MKVKFLAASGIIAALYIAVTLLVAPFGFTEVQFRVSEIFNHLVAFNPRFAVGIIMGVFISNLFSPLGPYDLVFGVGQTMITLGLFIVICKFVKNIWARLIINTFLFTCTMFIIAFELNLALELPFFWTWLTVAAGEFVVLAVGAPIMYILNKRLNFKNLI; encoded by the coding sequence ATGAAAGTAAAATTTTTAGCAGCAAGTGGCATTATTGCCGCGCTTTATATTGCTGTTACTTTGCTAGTCGCACCATTCGGTTTTACAGAGGTGCAATTCCGCGTTTCGGAAATTTTTAATCATTTAGTTGCCTTTAACCCTCGATTTGCCGTTGGGATTATTATGGGTGTCTTTATTTCCAATTTATTTTCACCACTCGGTCCTTACGATTTAGTTTTCGGCGTTGGACAGACAATGATTACGCTTGGCCTATTTATTGTTATTTGTAAATTTGTAAAAAATATATGGGCACGGTTAATTATTAACACCTTTTTATTTACTTGCACGATGTTTATCATCGCCTTCGAACTGAACTTAGCACTGGAATTACCATTCTTTTGGACATGGCTAACAGTCGCAGCAGGTGAATTTGTTGTATTAGCAGTCGGTGCGCCGATTATGTATATACTTAATAAGCGCTTAAATTTCAAAAACTTGATTTAA